One region of Salvelinus sp. IW2-2015 linkage group LG1, ASM291031v2, whole genome shotgun sequence genomic DNA includes:
- the LOC111961603 gene encoding charged multivesicular body protein 4b: MSLFGKLFGTGGKGDKMTSPQEAIQRLRDTEEMLTKKQXFLEKKIDQELLTAKKNGTKNKRAALQALKRKKRYEQQLGQIDGTLSTIEFQREALENANTNTEVLKNMGFAAKAMKAAHENMDIDKVDDLMQDITEQQELAQEISDAISKPVGFGEEFDEDDLLAELEELEQEELDKNLLEITGTENVPLPNVPSTFLPVRPAAKEEDEDDMKDLEAWAAN; encoded by the exons ATGTCTTTGTTCGGGAAGTTATTTGGAACTGGAGGTAAAGGGGATAAAATGACTAGCCCTCAGGAGGCGATTCAGCGACTTCGAGACACAGAGGAAATGTTGACGAAGAAACAGGAWTTTTTGGAGAAAAAGATTGACCAGGAACTCCTCACTGCGAAAAAGAATGGCACAAAAAATAAAAGAG CTGCTCTGCAGGCCTTGAAACGGAAAAAGCGGTACGAGCAACAGTTGGGCCAGATCGACGGCACGCTGTCCACCATTGAGTTCCAGAGGGAGGCGCTAGAGAACGCCAACACCAACACTGAAGTGCTGAAGAACATGGGCTTTGCCGCCAAGGCCATGAAGGCAGCCCATGAAAACAT GGACATAGACAAAGTGGATGACTTAATGCAGGACATCACAGAGCAGCAGGAGCTGGCTCAAGAAATCTCTGACGCTATTTCTAAACCTGTAGGGTTCGGAGAGGAATTTGATGAG GATGATCTCTTAGCAGAATTGGAAGAACTGGAACAAGaggaactagacaaaaacctcctGGAAATCACTGGCACAGAGAATGTACCGCTGCCAAATGTGCCCTCCACATTCTTACCTGTAAGACCAGCAG ccaaggaggaagatgaggacgaCATGAAGGATCTGGAGGCATGGGCCGCCAACTAG